A DNA window from Labrus mixtus chromosome 4, fLabMix1.1, whole genome shotgun sequence contains the following coding sequences:
- the cpa5 gene encoding carboxypeptidase A5, giving the protein MGLKTLPFLLFTLLVMMRGLLALTALFVAVLGKDTFEGHQVLRIAAKDEAQLALIKDLEEMIEFNLDMWRGVTDVASPVDIRVPFESLQSVKVYLESQEIDYSVMIKDLQAMLDEEKEEMESAARVAQPRNTDRFDYSRYHTIDEIYNFQEMLVAENPNFVSKIVIGQSYEGRPLNVLKFSTGGSNRPAIWMDTGIHSREWVTQASGTWFAKKIVTAYGTDPTLTAILNKMDIFLEIVTNPDGFYYSHNSNRMWRKTRKPNRGSNCVGVDPNRNWDAAFGGPGASGNPCSETYHGPSAHSESEVRSIVDFVKAHGNIKAFVSIHAYSQMLLYPYGYTRTPAKHQAELHNLAKKAITDLASLYGTRYRYGSIINTIYQASGSTVDWTYNQGIKYSYTFELRDTGRYGFILPANQIIPTATETWLALMAIMDHTYKNPY; this is encoded by the exons ATGGGGCTGAAAACGTTGCCTTTTTTGTT GTTCACTCTGTTGGTCATGATGAGGGGGCTGCTCGCACTCACCGCGCTGTTTGTGGCCGTTCTCGGCAAGGATACGTTTGAGGG GCATCAGGTGCTTCGTATTGCTGCAAAGGATGAAGCCCAGCTGGCTCTTATCAAGGACCTGGAGGAAATGATCGAGTTTAAC CTGGATATGTGGAGGGGGGTGACCGATGTCGCCAGTCCTGTGGATATCAGAGTTCCCTTTGAGAGCCTGCAGTCTGTCAAAGTCTACCTGGAGTCTCAGGAAATTGATTACTCCGTTATGATCAAAGACCTTCAG GCCATGCTggatgaggagaaggaggagatggagtcTGCTGCTCGTGTCGCTCAACCCAGAAACACTGACAGATTCGATTACTCCAGGTACCACACCATCGACGAG ATCTACAATTTCCAGGAGATGCTTGTGGCTGAGAATCCCAACTTTGTCAGCAAGATTGTGATCGGTCAGAGCTACGAGGGTCGTCCCCTGAATGTGCTcaag TTCAGCACTGGAGGATCTAACCGCCCCGCCATCTGGATGGATACTGGAATCCATTCCAGGGAGTGGGTCACCCAGGCCAGCGGCACCTGGTTCGCCAAGAAG ATTGTGACTGCTTACGGGACTGACCCCACTCTCACCGCCATCCTCAACAAGATGGACATCTTCCTGGAGATCGTGACCAACCCTGATGGTTTCtactacagccacaacagc AACCGTATGTGGCGTAAGACCAGAAAGCCCAACCGCGGCTCCAACTGTGTTGGAGTTGATCCCAACAGGAACTGGGATGCTGCTTTTGGAG GACCTGGTGCCAGTGGCAACCCCTGCTCAGAGACCTACCATGGACCCAGTGCTCATTCCGAGTCTGAGGTCAGGTCTATTGTGGACTTTGTGAAGGCCCACGGAAACATCAAGGCCTTCGTCTCCATCCATGCCTACTCCCAGATGCTCCTGTACCCCTACGGCTACACCAGGACTCCAGCCAAGCACCAGGCCGAGCTG CACAACCTGGCTAAGAAGGCTATCACTGACCTGGCCTCTCTGTACGGTACTAGATACAGATATGGCAGCATCATCAACACCATCT ACCAGGCTAGTGGAAGCACTGTGGACTGGACCTACAACCAGGGCATCAAGTACTCCTACACCTTCGAGCTCAGGGACACCGGCCGCTATGGCTTCATCctgccagccaatcagatcaTCCCCACAGCCACCGAGACCTGGCTGGCTCTGATGGCCATCATGGATCACACCTACAAGAACCCATACTAA